From the genome of Mucilaginibacter paludis DSM 18603:
CGGTGCATAATCTTCCGGCGGGTAAAATCTCCAAAAAAGCTATTCACTTTAAGGTGCTGATCTTTGATGCTAAAGGGCTCTTGATACCTAATTTCCTGAGCACCCATATTATCAGTTGAATACCTATAAATACAGCTGATACAATCCATATTACCTCTCCAGGGCCGTTCGAAAACTTCGTCTTTACTTCAAGTAATTCCGTGCGTTTAACCTTTGCCAGGTGCCCCTTGTCTACGAGCTTGCGAATGTCGTCAGTCCGGATTTCGGGGAATAACAAAGCATCAACCGTAGCCTGATCAGTAATGCGGTAAATGGTTTGGTTAATCAGTTGAGAATAGCCAAGTTGGTCAAAGTAATAATAGGTGTTCCCATTTTTCCAGACCGATCCAAAGCTACCATTAACCATACCGATTTTCTGCCATGTTCCTGTTGTGGGTTCATCCAATCTAAAAATATGGGTTGACTCGGATTTAAGTCCCGGATTTCTATACCCGCCCCAAATCTGGCTGGCTTCTGTATATAGAATTTGATGACCATCTGAAAAAATAAGTGGTGCAATTTCTTTGAAACCACCACTACCGAAAGGATTGTCCTTGATCCTCAAAACTTTCTTTTCCTGCTTATCAAAGTAAAAAACCCCATCCTTGCTTAGAAATAAAGAATGATAAACATGTTCTCCGTTTAGAGACAACACGTGATAAGGACTGTACTGCTTGTCGAAAGGTATATCATTTACGTAAACCATACCCTGCTTTGGATCTATAAGATAATCCGTCTGGCTTTGGCCATCAATAACTATGGCGTGCAAATCAGGATGATCATGAAGTGGCAACCTTGTATTTTTGTAATACACCGATTGGCCATCTGCCAGATAGTGTTGACTTTCACGAATACCACCATCATTGTACAATTCTGAAATTTGTCTGAGGCCCGCAGCATGCGTTTGAGGAAGAATTTTACCTTGGTAATAAGACAAGGTTCCGTTAGTCACAACCTCCGTTTTCAGGATGGCGCGATAAGGCGCGTATCCGGCCTCAAGTTTAGTGAGTGGGTAAATATAGGTCTGTGGTTTATCGTATATGCCGAAACCATGTAAACTCCGCTGACCTAATTCTGAAGCAATTGATAAGGCCTCATTTCTCACACTCATTGAGGCGCAGTAGCAGGTTTGCTTACCATCGGTAAAATAATCATTTCCGATTGCTTTGGCTGTAGCCGGATTGAAATCTTTGATAACGAGGTTGCCGCAGTAAGCGTGATTTTTATCTATACCGAACTGTCGGTTTTGGTAGCTGTCGTCAACCAGTTTGAAGCTATTGGCATCAGCCTCCTTGATCAGATAGTATCCATTACTCGGCACGGCTGCATATATCTGGTTTTGATAACGGATAAATACCCCACCTATTTTCTGTCCATGATCATCTATAACATTGCTATCCGGCCCCTTGCTGTCTGATAAGAACATAGCTACCGTAAATGTTAATAAAAACAATAGAAATACTATGATTGCCGTAACCCCGACACGTTTAATAATGCTTACGCTCATTTATTTTAGATTATGGATAATAGTTTTTTTGAAAAACAGTCATTTGGGATCTATTTCCCGAAGATGATCGATTGCTACAGGAATTAAGCATCATCAACAAACCGCATACATAAACTACGCTTGAATAATTATTCAATTTTTTATAAGTTTTACTTAAAAGAGTTGCCAGCATAAATTTTAATCAATTACTTTTTGTTGAGTGTATATACTGCACTTTTACCTTCTGTAAAGCTGATGTTTAGATAAGGGCAAGTCCATTTATAGTCTTTTCCGTTCTTGGTAATTGTGCCGAAATCTTTTGTTTTATCTAATACTGCACTTTCTGTGTTGTCCAGCGCGCTTTTATATTTTAGTTGTAACGACGCTCCATTTTCAGTTCCGGATAGCAAATAAGTTTGATCGATCTGATAACCCTCTGCATGGTATATTACAGAATCTTTAGTAACAATTAATGAGATTTTTTGCATATCTCTCCAGTCACTATGATCTTCATTGATGTTAATATTGTAGGTACCTAACCACTCGCCAGAAATAGAATCAGAGCCTGAAACAACCGCTGGCTTTGGCTTATTGACTCTTTTATTTAAGAAACTGTAGCGCCAGGTTTGTTCTTTAGTAGCATCCCCGTTAACATTTATAGTGTCAATTATATTCCACTTATCGCTTCCGCTGTCGTAAGTGTAAAGGGTTTCTGTAAATTTATCTTTTTGATAATATGCAGGGTCACCGTCTTTATTATAGTTTAAATACTTCTTGTCAACCAGGAAAACATAGATGGTATAATCTTTCTTATATTGAGCTGCATTTAGCGCATTGATTTTCTTGTTTTCTGCCGCAATTTGATCGTCGGTTATGTCCGACGCTTTCTGCGGAACTAAATAAACAACAACGTTACCCCAGTTATTGCCGCCATTGGGGTTATAAATACAACCATAATCGGCCGTCATAAAATAGCCATCGTTATAAGTATAAGAATGACATTTGAGTACACCATCAAAAGTTAAAGCTTTATCATTTGCGGTTACATTGGCTTGTTCGTCGTTAGCAGGTTTAGGCTTATTGCCACAGCTACATAAAATTGTAACAGCAGCAATAAGCAGTATGGCATTTAATTTTGTAATAATGTGTTTAAAGCTATATGTCATAAAGTAATTAATTAGGATCTGGCTTAATAAGCAATGCCTGAGCTTTCCAATCTGTATTGTTACTATTTTCGCAGTTTATATTTAAGCCCGTTTATGCTGACATTTAAGTTCATCCGGCTCTTATTTAGTTAAATTCAAAAGGCGGCGACATTTCCTTATTTTCTGCCATATCGTAAACTACATTCCCGTCTTTTATCATGTAAAAGATATCCATCCTGCCATTCATCCATCGGGTATAGGAAAGCAGGTCGTTATCATAAACACCTTTAATATCCTGAAAACTTCCCTTATATGTTGGGTTTAGCTTATCTGTTTTTTTGTATACATAAATTGACAAGGCATTATAATTGCCATTGATTTTATCTTTCTGAGCTTTAACTATTGCAAAAAGTTGTTTCTGTTGTTCTTTAGTTAAGTACTTGTTAGCATCTGCATAAAAGAAGTCGGCTCTGTCCATAACATATTTTCCTTGCGGGGCGTTGTCCTTAAATTCATAAGTAAAGGGGCTTAGCGGATGTAAGCTTATTTGCGACTGTTTCCTGCTATAAATAAAGTTTAATTCCTTACTTTTAAATATTTTACCGTTCAATTGGTATTGGTTATCGCAATCAACAATGTGGTGGTCGCCATAATAGGAGTTGCTTTTAAAACCATAAATGGCGTATTTTTCATTACCAACGGATATTAACACGGTATCGCTTCTATTAATTAATGCGGTATCCGTAGTAATAGCAGCGAGTTGATAATTTATAGTATCGCTTCTGCTGATCTCTTTTAACTGTAATTTGTTTTCTAAAATCTGGCCCCCGCGCTTAATTACAACAATAGGTTTTACTGCCGGTAAATAACCTTTAAATTGAATATCGGGAACATCATACCATACCTTGTTATTACAGTTGTACGATAGCTGATCGTCTCTTTTTTGTTTATTGCGCTGGTTACATGCCGATAAGGCCATTATGATAATAGCCAGGCCCGGGATGCCTATCAACCATTTATTTATGGATTTTGCTGTAGCCATTGATTAGTAATTCCATGAATTGGTATTTGAACAACCATTTGTGTTATAAATGGTTTTGCGTTTCTATAATGCTGCAAAATATACCATCCTTTAAAACAATACTTAAAATATCAGCTGCGGTAAAAAAAGAGGTTTCGTTAAAGCTTGACAGTGTAAAGCATATTATTCAAAAATACGGTTACCCGGGAAAAGAGCACATTTACGGAATACAAGGCCTAAGCCTATTAAACAAAGCAACCGGCAAAAAAGATTGACATATGTTTGTATGGCCCGTTCGCAGTCCCTATCGATTAATAAAATCAGTATAAAAGCATGATTTAAATAATCCGTTGAAACTTATGCCAAAACTTTTGGATTATGTTTTCGACCAATGACCCTCGACGAGCGGTTTTATCCGGTTATGACAAACCTATTATTTCATATCAGTACTTTGCTATCTTAGTCAATTATAAAACACTGGTAAATGCACTTTGAATTCGGCCTTCGCAGTTCCTTACTCTTAATTTTCTTTACCCATTTAATTGTTTATGCAATTTTAAGCTGGAAACGAGGGATAACTGAGGGCCGCCTTTCTGATCAATTGTTAGGTGCTTTCCTGTTATCATCGGCACTATTTATTTTTCCATGGATGTCGGGCTTTGCCGGCTGGTATGATACGCAACCCTATCGCGAAATCCTGTTCTATACGCCATTCATTCACGCCTTATTTTTTGGGCCCTTGCTATACCTCTATTTAAAAAGTCTCACCAATACAGGCTATCAAATTAAAAAAAACGACTACTACCACTTTATTCCCGGTGTTCTTTATATGCTCTGGTCAATCATTGTTGTAGTTGTTGATAAGTTATGGATAGGGCACTACTATTTAATGAATGGCCGTACTGATCCCGATTTTGACAAATGGTACAGCATCACCTGGTCTGTCAGTATTTTGGCATACCTGGCCTTGTCTATCCGCTATTACCTGCAATACCGGATATTTACCTACCTTGAGTTTTCGTTTGCCGATGTTGCCGGTTTTAAGTGGTTACGTAATTTTCTATACGCTTTTACTTTGTTAACGGCCCTGCTGGTATCCGAACAAATTTTATCATTTTTTATACAACTGGAATACGTACGGTCATGGTATTATTTTTTTGCTTTCGCTATCATTACTTACTACATGGCCATAAGCGCTTATCATGCTAACCCGGTTAAAGGTTTAAAGCTGAATTTTGAGCCGGATTTACTGTTGCACTATCAACAGCCGCTAAGGCTGGAAATGCAAACCCCGACCACCATTGATATAGCATATACGGCTGTTGATACGGTAGCACCAGATAATGAGTGGATGAACAGCTGGAAAGAAAAGCTAACCAACATGATAGCAACCGAGCGTGTTTACATAGAACCTGAACTTACCATTACCGAGCTGGCCAAAAAGATGGGAACAAATGCATCATTGCTGAGCA
Proteins encoded in this window:
- a CDS encoding helix-turn-helix domain-containing protein translates to MHFEFGLRSSLLLIFFTHLIVYAILSWKRGITEGRLSDQLLGAFLLSSALFIFPWMSGFAGWYDTQPYREILFYTPFIHALFFGPLLYLYLKSLTNTGYQIKKNDYYHFIPGVLYMLWSIIVVVVDKLWIGHYYLMNGRTDPDFDKWYSITWSVSILAYLALSIRYYLQYRIFTYLEFSFADVAGFKWLRNFLYAFTLLTALLVSEQILSFFIQLEYVRSWYYFFAFAIITYYMAISAYHANPVKGLKLNFEPDLLLHYQQPLRLEMQTPTTIDIAYTAVDTVAPDNEWMNSWKEKLTNMIATERVYIEPELTITELAKKMGTNASLLSKVINTCFEMSFNDLINKCRVEEAIRLMGDARYKNLNLLAIAFDAGFNSKSTFNRAFKKITGKNPKDYQAGDVV
- a CDS encoding DKNYY domain-containing protein, which produces MSVSIIKRVGVTAIIVFLLFLLTFTVAMFLSDSKGPDSNVIDDHGQKIGGVFIRYQNQIYAAVPSNGYYLIKEADANSFKLVDDSYQNRQFGIDKNHAYCGNLVIKDFNPATAKAIGNDYFTDGKQTCYCASMSVRNEALSIASELGQRSLHGFGIYDKPQTYIYPLTKLEAGYAPYRAILKTEVVTNGTLSYYQGKILPQTHAAGLRQISELYNDGGIRESQHYLADGQSVYYKNTRLPLHDHPDLHAIVIDGQSQTDYLIDPKQGMVYVNDIPFDKQYSPYHVLSLNGEHVYHSLFLSKDGVFYFDKQEKKVLRIKDNPFGSGGFKEIAPLIFSDGHQILYTEASQIWGGYRNPGLKSESTHIFRLDEPTTGTWQKIGMVNGSFGSVWKNGNTYYYFDQLGYSQLINQTIYRITDQATVDALLFPEIRTDDIRKLVDKGHLAKVKRTELLEVKTKFSNGPGEVIWIVSAVFIGIQLIIWVLRKLGIKSPLASKISTLK